One part of the Lotus japonicus ecotype B-129 chromosome 2, LjGifu_v1.2 genome encodes these proteins:
- the LOC130741019 gene encoding vesicle-associated protein 2-1 isoform X2, whose amino-acid sequence MTATPLISVNPDELRFNFELEKQTFCDLKVLNNTQNYVAFKVKTTSPKKYFVRPNTGVVQPWDSCIIRVTLQAQREFPPDMQCKDKFLLQSTIVNPNTDVDDLPPDTFSKDSGNSIEELKLRVAYITPTSPDGSSEEDGLKNSAQKLGFRATKRRKRCRCKTNANAATGTGHAEKAKKPKRWRRSWLFLHFCCFCGSPWTFAWLSFETSILFTIFRMIDTVRNLCILTFRIVHCRSVKFYILLNEMYFPICFLPCYCHWHNTHIDMHR is encoded by the exons ATGACTGCAACTCCACTCATTTCTGTTAATCCCGACGAGCTCAGGTTCAATT TTGAGCTTGAGAAGCAAACATTTTGCGATCTTAAGGTCCTCAACAACACGCAGAACTATGTCGCTTTCAAG GTCAAAACCACATCCCCTAAGAAGTACTTTGTACGACCAAACACCGGTGTTGTACAGCCCTGGGACTCATGTATCATCAGAG TGACCCTCCAAGCCCAACGTGAATTCCCTCCAGATATGCAATGTAAAGACAAGTTTCTCTTACAGAGTACTATAGTCAATCCAAATACTGATGTTGATGACCTTCCACCAGATACT TTTAGTAAGGATAGTGGTAATTCAATAGAGGAGTTGAAACTACGAGTTGCATATATCACGCCTACCTCACCTGATGGAAGCTCTGAAGAGGATGGTTTGAAGAACTCCGCACAAAAACTTG GCTTTAGAGCAactaaaagaagaaagagatgtCGCTGCAAGACAAACGCGAATGCTGCAACAGGAACTG GACATGCTGAAAAGGCAAAGAAACCGAAGAGGTGGCGGCGATCCTGGCTTTTCCTTCACTTTTGCTGTTTTTGTGGGTCTCCTTGGACTTTTGCTTGGCTTTCTTTTGAAACTTCTATTCTCTTCACCATCTTCAGAATGATTGACACTGTTAGAAACCTCTGCATTCTGACTTTCCGCATTGTTCATTGTAGAAGTGTAAAGTTCTATATTCTTTTAAATGAGATGTATTTTCCAATTTGCTTCTTACCCTGCTACTGTCACTGGCATAACACACACATTGACATGCATAGATAG
- the LOC130741022 gene encoding classical arabinogalactan protein 5-like produces the protein MAFTRATLVLAISMAIMAMSTAQTPSPAPTHSTMAPHTPSPASSPEPISPSPAAGGKSPSPSLSPSTSSPPASTPSSSSPETSPSPSPSAGEPSSEIPVASSPSNAFVHGSSLVIMLAFFAASAVLLG, from the coding sequence ATGGCATTCACACGTGCCACGCTCGTGCTAGCCATTTCCATGGCTATCATGGCAATGTCCACAGCCCAAACTCCCTCCCCTGCACCAACACATTCTACCATGGCACCACACACCCCTTCCCCTGCGTCATCCCCTGAACCAATATCACCCTCGCCTGCAGCAGGTGGAAAAAGCCCAAGCCCGAGCCTGAGtccatcaacatcttctccaCCAGCATCTactccatcttcttcctcaccGGAAACATCACCTTCACCATCACCGTCTGCTGGAGAACCGTCGTCTGAAATTCCTGTGGCGTCAAGCCCAAGCAACGCATTTGTTCATGGAAGCAGCTTGGTCATCATGCTAGCATTCTTTGCGGCTTCTGCGGTGCTTCTTGGTTGA
- the LOC130741019 gene encoding vesicle-associated protein 2-1 isoform X4, which yields MTATPLISVNPDELRFNFELEKQTFCDLKVLNNTQNYVAFKVKTTSPKKYFVRPNTGVVQPWDSCIIRVTLQAQREFPPDMQCKDKFLLQSTIVNPNTDVDDLPPDTFSKDSGNSIEELKLRVAYITPTSPDGSSEEDGLKNSAQKLGTSSALEQLKEERDVAARQTRMLQQELDMLKRQRNRRGGGDPGFSFTFAVFVGLLGLLLGFLLKLLFSSPSSE from the exons ATGACTGCAACTCCACTCATTTCTGTTAATCCCGACGAGCTCAGGTTCAATT TTGAGCTTGAGAAGCAAACATTTTGCGATCTTAAGGTCCTCAACAACACGCAGAACTATGTCGCTTTCAAG GTCAAAACCACATCCCCTAAGAAGTACTTTGTACGACCAAACACCGGTGTTGTACAGCCCTGGGACTCATGTATCATCAGAG TGACCCTCCAAGCCCAACGTGAATTCCCTCCAGATATGCAATGTAAAGACAAGTTTCTCTTACAGAGTACTATAGTCAATCCAAATACTGATGTTGATGACCTTCCACCAGATACT TTTAGTAAGGATAGTGGTAATTCAATAGAGGAGTTGAAACTACGAGTTGCATATATCACGCCTACCTCACCTGATGGAAGCTCTGAAGAGGATGGTTTGAAGAACTCCGCACAAAAACTTGGTACCTCTTCT GCTTTAGAGCAactaaaagaagaaagagatgtCGCTGCAAGACAAACGCGAATGCTGCAACAGGAACTG GACATGCTGAAAAGGCAAAGAAACCGAAGAGGTGGCGGCGATCCTGGCTTTTCCTTCACTTTTGCTGTTTTTGTGGGTCTCCTTGGACTTTTGCTTGGCTTTCTTTTGAAACTTCTATTCTCTTCACCATCTTCAGAATGA
- the LOC130741019 gene encoding vesicle-associated protein 2-1 isoform X1, whose translation MTATPLISVNPDELRFNFELEKQTFCDLKVLNNTQNYVAFKVKTTSPKKYFVRPNTGVVQPWDSCIIRVTLQAQREFPPDMQCKDKFLLQSTIVNPNTDVDDLPPDTFSKDSGNSIEELKLRVAYITPTSPDGSSEEDGLKNSAQKLEPGFRATKRRKRCRCKTNANAATGTGHAEKAKKPKRWRRSWLFLHFCCFCGSPWTFAWLSFETSILFTIFRMIDTVRNLCILTFRIVHCRSVKFYILLNEMYFPICFLPCYCHWHNTHIDMHR comes from the exons ATGACTGCAACTCCACTCATTTCTGTTAATCCCGACGAGCTCAGGTTCAATT TTGAGCTTGAGAAGCAAACATTTTGCGATCTTAAGGTCCTCAACAACACGCAGAACTATGTCGCTTTCAAG GTCAAAACCACATCCCCTAAGAAGTACTTTGTACGACCAAACACCGGTGTTGTACAGCCCTGGGACTCATGTATCATCAGAG TGACCCTCCAAGCCCAACGTGAATTCCCTCCAGATATGCAATGTAAAGACAAGTTTCTCTTACAGAGTACTATAGTCAATCCAAATACTGATGTTGATGACCTTCCACCAGATACT TTTAGTAAGGATAGTGGTAATTCAATAGAGGAGTTGAAACTACGAGTTGCATATATCACGCCTACCTCACCTGATGGAAGCTCTGAAGAGGATGGTTTGAAGAACTCCGCACAAAAACTTG AGCCAGGCTTTAGAGCAactaaaagaagaaagagatgtCGCTGCAAGACAAACGCGAATGCTGCAACAGGAACTG GACATGCTGAAAAGGCAAAGAAACCGAAGAGGTGGCGGCGATCCTGGCTTTTCCTTCACTTTTGCTGTTTTTGTGGGTCTCCTTGGACTTTTGCTTGGCTTTCTTTTGAAACTTCTATTCTCTTCACCATCTTCAGAATGATTGACACTGTTAGAAACCTCTGCATTCTGACTTTCCGCATTGTTCATTGTAGAAGTGTAAAGTTCTATATTCTTTTAAATGAGATGTATTTTCCAATTTGCTTCTTACCCTGCTACTGTCACTGGCATAACACACACATTGACATGCATAGATAG
- the LOC130741021 gene encoding 50S ribosomal protein L19-1, chloroplastic, with amino-acid sequence MASQVFLQQGLLLFAPNQCSPTKLGVSSCLGSRNFPLISSTSISWRCNNPLSAKPSFVVRADSNVDAASDNAGEVPEAEGSVDQVPEDGEAELASDSEVEQPKPPRKQRVKLGDVMGILNQRAIEASESMRPTPEIRTGDVVEIKLEVPENKRRLSIYKGIVISRQNAGIHTTIRIRRIIAGTGVEIVFPIYSPNIKEIKVVNHRKVRRARLYYLRDKLPRFSTFK; translated from the exons atggctTCTCAAGTTTTTCTTCAG CAAGGGTTGTTACTGTTTGCCCCAAACCAATGTTCTCCAACCAAGCTCGGTGTATCTTCTTGCCTCGGTTCTCGTAACTTTCCGTTGATTTCCTCCACCTCAATTTCATGGCGTTGCAACAACCCTCTCTCTGCCAAACCCTCTTTTGTTGTCAGAGCTGACTCCAATGTCGACGCTGCTTCCGACAATGCTGGTGAAGTTCCAGAAGCTGAAGGTAGCGTTGATCAGGTTCCTGAAGATGGAGAAGCAGAACTagcttcggattctgaggtggAGCAACCCAAGCCCCCTAGAAAGCAACGAGTCAAGCTTGGAGATGTTATGGGG ATATTGAATCAGAGGGCAATTGAGGCATCGGAAAGCATGAGGCCGACTCCAGAAATTAGGACTGGAGATGTTGTGGAAATCAAactg GAAGTTCCTGAGAACAAGCGTAGGTTGTCTATTTATAAAGGTATAGTCATCTCAAGACAAAATGCTGGTATTCACACAACTATTCGAATCCGAAGGATTATTGCTGGCACAGGGGTTGAGATTGTCTTCCCAAT TTACTCACCAAACATCAAAGAAATCAAAGTGGTAAACCACCGTAAAGTCAGAAGAGCAAGATTGTACTATTTAAGAGACAAGCTTCCCAGATTCTCCACTTTCAAATGA
- the LOC130741019 gene encoding vesicle-associated protein 2-1 isoform X3, translating into MTATPLISVNPDELRFNFELEKQTFCDLKVLNNTQNYVAFKVKTTSPKKYFVRPNTGVVQPWDSCIIRVTLQAQREFPPDMQCKDKFLLQSTIVNPNTDVDDLPPDTFSKDSGNSIEELKLRVAYITPTSPDGSSEEDGLKNSAQKLGTSSSQALEQLKEERDVAARQTRMLQQELDMLKRQRNRRGGGDPGFSFTFAVFVGLLGLLLGFLLKLLFSSPSSE; encoded by the exons ATGACTGCAACTCCACTCATTTCTGTTAATCCCGACGAGCTCAGGTTCAATT TTGAGCTTGAGAAGCAAACATTTTGCGATCTTAAGGTCCTCAACAACACGCAGAACTATGTCGCTTTCAAG GTCAAAACCACATCCCCTAAGAAGTACTTTGTACGACCAAACACCGGTGTTGTACAGCCCTGGGACTCATGTATCATCAGAG TGACCCTCCAAGCCCAACGTGAATTCCCTCCAGATATGCAATGTAAAGACAAGTTTCTCTTACAGAGTACTATAGTCAATCCAAATACTGATGTTGATGACCTTCCACCAGATACT TTTAGTAAGGATAGTGGTAATTCAATAGAGGAGTTGAAACTACGAGTTGCATATATCACGCCTACCTCACCTGATGGAAGCTCTGAAGAGGATGGTTTGAAGAACTCCGCACAAAAACTTGGTACCTCTTCT AGCCAGGCTTTAGAGCAactaaaagaagaaagagatgtCGCTGCAAGACAAACGCGAATGCTGCAACAGGAACTG GACATGCTGAAAAGGCAAAGAAACCGAAGAGGTGGCGGCGATCCTGGCTTTTCCTTCACTTTTGCTGTTTTTGTGGGTCTCCTTGGACTTTTGCTTGGCTTTCTTTTGAAACTTCTATTCTCTTCACCATCTTCAGAATGA